One window from the genome of Ictidomys tridecemlineatus isolate mIctTri1 chromosome 12, mIctTri1.hap1, whole genome shotgun sequence encodes:
- the Preb gene encoding guanine nucleotide-exchange factor SEC12 isoform X3: MNLALAGDILAAGQDAQCQLLRFRVHKQKDNKAEKAGSKEQGLRQRKGATPEEKKSGAETHPEGGELKVENLQAVQTNFGSDPLQKVVCFNHDNTLLATGGTDGFVRVWKVPSLEKVLEFKAHEGDIEDLALGPDGKLVTVGWDLKASVWQKDQLLMQLHWQENGPTFSNTPYRYQACRFGQVPDQPSGLRLFTVQIPHKRLRQPPPCYLTAWDGSSFLPLRTKPCGNEVISCLSVSESGTFLGLGTVTGSVAIYIAFSLQRLYYMREAHGIVVTDVAFLPEKGRGPELLGSHETALFSVAVDSRCQLHLLPSRRSVPVWLLLLLCVGLIVVTILLLQSAFPGFL, translated from the exons ATGAACTTGGCACTGGCGGGTGATATCCTTGCTGCAGGGCAGGATGCCCAATGTCAGCTCCTGCGTTTCCGGGTCCATAAGCAGAAAGACAACAAGGCAGAGAAGGCAG GTTCCAAGGAGCAAGGGCTTCGACAAAGGAAGGGGGCAACCCCAGAAGAGAAGAAATCAGGAGCTGAAACCCATCCTGAGGGGGGAGAGCTCAAGGTTGAGAATTTGCAGGCAGTGCAGACAAACTTCGGCTCTGATCCACTGCAGAAAGTTGTGTGTTTCAACCATGATAACACCCTGCTTGCCACTGGAGGAACAGATGGCTTTGTTCGTGTCTGGAAG GTACCCAGCCTGGAGAAAGTTCTGGAGTTCAAAGCCCATGAAGGGGATATTGAAGACCTGGCTTTGGGGCCTGATGGCAAG ttggtaactgtaggctgggACCTTAAGGCCTCTGTGTGGCAGAAAGATCAGCTACTGATGCAGCTGCACTGGCAAGAAAATGGACCCACCTTTTCTAACACGCCTTACCGCTATCAGGCTTGCAG GTTTGGGCAGGTTCCAGACCAGCCTTCTGGGCTGCGGCTGTTCACAGTGCAGATCCCCCACAAGCGGCTGCGCCAGCCCCCACCTTGCTACCTCACAGCCTGGGATGGTTCTTCCTTCTTGCCTCTTCGTACCAAGCCCTGTGGCAATGAAGtcatctcctgcctcagtgtcag TGAATCGGGCACCTTCCTAGGCCTGGGTACGGTCACTGGCTCTGTAGCCATCTACATAGCTTTCTCTCTTCAG CGCCTCTATTACATGAGGGAGGCCCATGGCATTGTGGTTACAGATGTGGCCTTCCTACCTGAGAAGGGTCGTGGTCCAGAACTTCTCGGGTCCCATGAAACTGCCCTGTTCTCTGTGGCTGTGGACAGTCGTTGCCAGTTGCACCTGTTGCCCTCAAGGC GGAGTGTTCCTGTGTGGCTGCTGCTCCTGTTATGTGTCGGGCTTATTGTTGTGACCATCCTGCTGCTCCAGAGTGCCTTTCCAGGTTTCCTTTAG
- the Preb gene encoding guanine nucleotide-exchange factor SEC12 isoform X1: protein MGRRRAPELYRAPFPLYALQVDPSAGLLIAAGGGGAAKTGIKNGVHFLQLEQINGRLSASLLHSHDTETRATMNLALAGDILAAGQDAQCQLLRFRVHKQKDNKAEKAGSKEQGLRQRKGATPEEKKSGAETHPEGGELKVENLQAVQTNFGSDPLQKVVCFNHDNTLLATGGTDGFVRVWKVPSLEKVLEFKAHEGDIEDLALGPDGKLVTVGWDLKASVWQKDQLLMQLHWQENGPTFSNTPYRYQACRFGQVPDQPSGLRLFTVQIPHKRLRQPPPCYLTAWDGSSFLPLRTKPCGNEVISCLSVSESGTFLGLGTVTGSVAIYIAFSLQRLYYMREAHGIVVTDVAFLPEKGRGPELLGSHETALFSVAVDSRCQLHLLPSRRSVPVWLLLLLCVGLIVVTILLLQSAFPGFL from the exons ATGGGCCGTCGCCGGGCTCCAGAGCTTTACCGGGCCCCGTTCCCGTTGTACGCGCTTCAGGTCGACCCCAGCGCGGGCCTGCTCATCGCTGCGGGCGGAGGAGGCGCTGCCAAGACCGGCATAAAGAATGGAGTG CACTTTCTGCAGCTAGAACAAATTAATGGGCGCCTAAGCGCTTCCCTGCTGCACTCCCATGACACGGAGACACGGGCTACCATGAACTTGGCACTGGCGGGTGATATCCTTGCTGCAGGGCAGGATGCCCAATGTCAGCTCCTGCGTTTCCGGGTCCATAAGCAGAAAGACAACAAGGCAGAGAAGGCAG GTTCCAAGGAGCAAGGGCTTCGACAAAGGAAGGGGGCAACCCCAGAAGAGAAGAAATCAGGAGCTGAAACCCATCCTGAGGGGGGAGAGCTCAAGGTTGAGAATTTGCAGGCAGTGCAGACAAACTTCGGCTCTGATCCACTGCAGAAAGTTGTGTGTTTCAACCATGATAACACCCTGCTTGCCACTGGAGGAACAGATGGCTTTGTTCGTGTCTGGAAG GTACCCAGCCTGGAGAAAGTTCTGGAGTTCAAAGCCCATGAAGGGGATATTGAAGACCTGGCTTTGGGGCCTGATGGCAAG ttggtaactgtaggctgggACCTTAAGGCCTCTGTGTGGCAGAAAGATCAGCTACTGATGCAGCTGCACTGGCAAGAAAATGGACCCACCTTTTCTAACACGCCTTACCGCTATCAGGCTTGCAG GTTTGGGCAGGTTCCAGACCAGCCTTCTGGGCTGCGGCTGTTCACAGTGCAGATCCCCCACAAGCGGCTGCGCCAGCCCCCACCTTGCTACCTCACAGCCTGGGATGGTTCTTCCTTCTTGCCTCTTCGTACCAAGCCCTGTGGCAATGAAGtcatctcctgcctcagtgtcag TGAATCGGGCACCTTCCTAGGCCTGGGTACGGTCACTGGCTCTGTAGCCATCTACATAGCTTTCTCTCTTCAG CGCCTCTATTACATGAGGGAGGCCCATGGCATTGTGGTTACAGATGTGGCCTTCCTACCTGAGAAGGGTCGTGGTCCAGAACTTCTCGGGTCCCATGAAACTGCCCTGTTCTCTGTGGCTGTGGACAGTCGTTGCCAGTTGCACCTGTTGCCCTCAAGGC GGAGTGTTCCTGTGTGGCTGCTGCTCCTGTTATGTGTCGGGCTTATTGTTGTGACCATCCTGCTGCTCCAGAGTGCCTTTCCAGGTTTCCTTTAG
- the Prr30 gene encoding proline-rich protein 30 produces MLPQNKDQVLQQNAVPPGRPPQGLPQLVDSSTLTLEPLSPYPPFSSSTQSYLPFSPSPLSPSPGLHSYSSESNSDFAPHPYSSPLPSSPTFFHQSYGTIAFPQSSSPSNQQLYPSPPLTRSSSPSQPHNSPRSGYQTPSCQQDLPSSTLTSPSLPSPGVHSNKQTWHWPQYRETKSPGVVGGCVASEKDPAEFRDPGALAQALVVHLGHRRIAHDLRLLLLQRLWLGKTGQAPVVEYPVCLVCLRLRGPSCPKTKYRTGPRLLAFPQLLPCAQGQESGPLRIGIGFGLRLPQGQARALHLLPEKRREEVGLQGKATQAPPHQAPAAQTPAAQRLRAPAAQNQANSVPGTPSQAGSHRSAGLPSPRSTWCSGPPPQAPKQATASLKPKLPPVPKRPSSPEPVLQKSQS; encoded by the coding sequence ATGTTGCCTCAAAATAAGGACCAGGTGCTGCAACAGAACGCAGTGCCCCCTGGGCGCCCCCCGCAGGGCCTTCCTCAACTTGTGGACTCCTCTACCCTAACCCTAGAGCCTCTCTCTCCCTACCCACCTTTCTCCTCTTCCACACAGTCCTAtctccctttctccccttctccACTGTCCCCTAGTCCTGGCCTCCATTCCTACTCTTCTGAGTCAAATTCTGACTTTGCTCCACACCCctactcctctcccctcccaagTTCCCCCACTTTCTTTCACCAGAGCTACGGCACTATTGCCTTTCCACAGTCCTCCTCCCCGTCCAACCAACAGCTCTACCCATCTCCTCCTCTGACCcgctcctcctctccttcccagccACACAACTCTCCCCGCTCCGGTTATCAGACTCCTTCCTGCCAGCAAGACCTACCTAGCTCCACGCTCACTTCCCCCAGCCTACCTTCTCCAGGGGTCCACTCTAACAAGCAGACATGGCACTGGCCTCAGTACAGGGAAACCAAGTCCCCTGGGGTGGTGGGAGGATGCGTGGCAAGCGAGAAGGACCCTGCAGAGTTCAGGGACCCAGGggccctggcccaggccctgGTGGTCCACCTGGGCCACCGCCGCATCGCCCACGACCTGCGGCTTCTGCTTCTGCAGCGCCTGTGGCTAGGCAAAACAGGCCAGGCCCCAGTTGTGGAGTATCCCGTATGCCTGGTGTGCCTGCGACTCCGCGGTCCCTCTTGCCCCAAAACCAAGTACAGGACTGGACCCCGGCTGCTTGCATTCCCCCAGCTACTGCCCTGTGCACAGGGCCAGGAATCTGGGCCACTCCGTATAGGCATCGGCTTTGGCCTCCGCCTGCCtcagggccaggccagggcctTGCATCTGTTGCCAGAAAAAAGGCGGGAAGAAGTAGGGCTTCAGGGCAAGGCCACTCAGGCTCCTCCGCATCAAGCACCAGCAGcccagaccccagcagctcagcgGCTCAGAGCCCCAGCGGCTCAGAATCAGGCAAATTCAGTCCCAGGCACACCCTCGCAGGCCGGGAGCCACAGGTCTGCAGGCCTCCCATCTCCAAGATCCACCTGGTGTTCGGGGCCTCCACCTCAGGCACCAAAACAGGCCACTGCTTCCCTGAAGCCCAAGCTGCCTCCTGTCCCAAAGAGGCCTTCCTCTCCAGAGCCTGTTCTCCAAAAGTCACAATCCTAG
- the Preb gene encoding guanine nucleotide-exchange factor SEC12 isoform X2, giving the protein MGRRRAPELYRAPFPLYALQVDPSAGLLIAAGGGGAAKTGIKNGVHFLQLEQINGRLSASLLHSHDTETRATMNLALAGDILAAGQDAQCQLLRFRVHKQKDNKAEKAGSKEQGLRQRKGATPEEKKSGAETHPEGGELKVENLQAVQTNFGSDPLQKVVCFNHDNTLLATGGTDGFVRVWKVPSLEKVLEFKAHEGDIEDLALGPDGKLVTVGWDLKASVWQKDQLLMQLHWQENGPTFSNTPYRYQACRFGQVPDQPSGLRLFTVQIPHKRLRQPPPCYLTAWDGSSFLPLRTKPCGNEVISCLSVSESGTFLGLGTVTGSVAIYIAFSLQRLYYMREAHGIVVTDVAFLPEKGRGPELLGSHETALFSVAVDSRCQLHLLPSRR; this is encoded by the exons ATGGGCCGTCGCCGGGCTCCAGAGCTTTACCGGGCCCCGTTCCCGTTGTACGCGCTTCAGGTCGACCCCAGCGCGGGCCTGCTCATCGCTGCGGGCGGAGGAGGCGCTGCCAAGACCGGCATAAAGAATGGAGTG CACTTTCTGCAGCTAGAACAAATTAATGGGCGCCTAAGCGCTTCCCTGCTGCACTCCCATGACACGGAGACACGGGCTACCATGAACTTGGCACTGGCGGGTGATATCCTTGCTGCAGGGCAGGATGCCCAATGTCAGCTCCTGCGTTTCCGGGTCCATAAGCAGAAAGACAACAAGGCAGAGAAGGCAG GTTCCAAGGAGCAAGGGCTTCGACAAAGGAAGGGGGCAACCCCAGAAGAGAAGAAATCAGGAGCTGAAACCCATCCTGAGGGGGGAGAGCTCAAGGTTGAGAATTTGCAGGCAGTGCAGACAAACTTCGGCTCTGATCCACTGCAGAAAGTTGTGTGTTTCAACCATGATAACACCCTGCTTGCCACTGGAGGAACAGATGGCTTTGTTCGTGTCTGGAAG GTACCCAGCCTGGAGAAAGTTCTGGAGTTCAAAGCCCATGAAGGGGATATTGAAGACCTGGCTTTGGGGCCTGATGGCAAG ttggtaactgtaggctgggACCTTAAGGCCTCTGTGTGGCAGAAAGATCAGCTACTGATGCAGCTGCACTGGCAAGAAAATGGACCCACCTTTTCTAACACGCCTTACCGCTATCAGGCTTGCAG GTTTGGGCAGGTTCCAGACCAGCCTTCTGGGCTGCGGCTGTTCACAGTGCAGATCCCCCACAAGCGGCTGCGCCAGCCCCCACCTTGCTACCTCACAGCCTGGGATGGTTCTTCCTTCTTGCCTCTTCGTACCAAGCCCTGTGGCAATGAAGtcatctcctgcctcagtgtcag TGAATCGGGCACCTTCCTAGGCCTGGGTACGGTCACTGGCTCTGTAGCCATCTACATAGCTTTCTCTCTTCAG CGCCTCTATTACATGAGGGAGGCCCATGGCATTGTGGTTACAGATGTGGCCTTCCTACCTGAGAAGGGTCGTGGTCCAGAACTTCTCGGGTCCCATGAAACTGCCCTGTTCTCTGTGGCTGTGGACAGTCGTTGCCAGTTGCACCTGTTGCCCTCAAGGC GTTGA
- the Preb gene encoding guanine nucleotide-exchange factor SEC12 isoform X4: protein MGRRRAPELYRAPFPLYALQVDPSAGLLIAAGGGGAAKTGIKNGVHFLQLEQINGRLSASLLHSHDTETRATMNLALAGDILAAGQDAQCQLLRFRVHKQKDNKAEKAGSKEQGLRQRKGATPEEKKSGAETHPEGGELKVENLQAVQTNFGSDPLQKVVCFNHDNTLLATGGTDGFVRVWKVPSLEKVLEFKAHEGDIEDLALGPDGKLVTVGWDLKASVWQKDQLLMQLHWQENGPTFSNTPYRYQACRFGQVPDQPSGLRLFTVQIPHKRLRQPPPCYLTAWDGSSFLPLRTKPCGNEVISCLSVSESGTFLGLGTVTGSVAIYIAFSLQGVFLCGCCSCYVSGLLL from the exons ATGGGCCGTCGCCGGGCTCCAGAGCTTTACCGGGCCCCGTTCCCGTTGTACGCGCTTCAGGTCGACCCCAGCGCGGGCCTGCTCATCGCTGCGGGCGGAGGAGGCGCTGCCAAGACCGGCATAAAGAATGGAGTG CACTTTCTGCAGCTAGAACAAATTAATGGGCGCCTAAGCGCTTCCCTGCTGCACTCCCATGACACGGAGACACGGGCTACCATGAACTTGGCACTGGCGGGTGATATCCTTGCTGCAGGGCAGGATGCCCAATGTCAGCTCCTGCGTTTCCGGGTCCATAAGCAGAAAGACAACAAGGCAGAGAAGGCAG GTTCCAAGGAGCAAGGGCTTCGACAAAGGAAGGGGGCAACCCCAGAAGAGAAGAAATCAGGAGCTGAAACCCATCCTGAGGGGGGAGAGCTCAAGGTTGAGAATTTGCAGGCAGTGCAGACAAACTTCGGCTCTGATCCACTGCAGAAAGTTGTGTGTTTCAACCATGATAACACCCTGCTTGCCACTGGAGGAACAGATGGCTTTGTTCGTGTCTGGAAG GTACCCAGCCTGGAGAAAGTTCTGGAGTTCAAAGCCCATGAAGGGGATATTGAAGACCTGGCTTTGGGGCCTGATGGCAAG ttggtaactgtaggctgggACCTTAAGGCCTCTGTGTGGCAGAAAGATCAGCTACTGATGCAGCTGCACTGGCAAGAAAATGGACCCACCTTTTCTAACACGCCTTACCGCTATCAGGCTTGCAG GTTTGGGCAGGTTCCAGACCAGCCTTCTGGGCTGCGGCTGTTCACAGTGCAGATCCCCCACAAGCGGCTGCGCCAGCCCCCACCTTGCTACCTCACAGCCTGGGATGGTTCTTCCTTCTTGCCTCTTCGTACCAAGCCCTGTGGCAATGAAGtcatctcctgcctcagtgtcag TGAATCGGGCACCTTCCTAGGCCTGGGTACGGTCACTGGCTCTGTAGCCATCTACATAGCTTTCTCTCTTCAG GGAGTGTTCCTGTGTGGCTGCTGCTCCTGTTATGTGTCGGGCTTATTGTTGTGA